The genomic segment TTTGCGCCGCTTCTGAAACATCGGTTTGATAGGCATTGATGGTCAGTTTGAGTTCCTGCAGCAGCGCTTCGCATTGCTCCAGCGCGGTTTCCGCATCGGGGATTTCAGCACCGGAGGCTTCGGCATCGAGGATTTTGAGCCTGCCACCGGTTCCTTGTTTGTCGGCTTTACCGGCAGCTTTCGTATCCGGAGCTGCCGTATCCGCTTCCGTATCTGCGCTCAACCGGACGGTGCATATATCTTCCGGCAGCTGCGAAAAGGCTTGGTCAAATTGGCGGCGTTTTTCCTGCAGCGCGGCGGAAACCCCGCTTAACTGCTGCTCCGCGCTGTGCTGCCGCTGCGCATAGTCTTGCCGTTCCCGCTGCAGATTGCGGGATTCCGATTCCAATGTTTTGTGTTCCGCAAAGGCCTTGCGTGATGCGTTATACGCCTGCAGCGCCTCGTTTATCCGCTGCGCGGTTTCCTTAATGCGGCTTTCCGCCGCATCCTTTCCGTCCGGAAAGGCGTCAGCGCTGCATTCTTTATACTGCAGCCGTAATTCTTCCGCAGCTGCCGCCCGTTCGTCTATTTGCTTTTGATAGTTTGTATAGGAAGCTTCCGCACCGGCGAGCGCTGCCTGCGCTTTTTCTTTTTCGTGCTGCAGCTTGGTTGCGCTCCGTTTTGCCGCTTCTATCCGCTCGTCAAAGCTGAACGCGCTTTGTGCGATGTCCTGCGCCGGTGCGGGATGGTGTACCGAACCGCAGACGGGGCAGGGCGTTCCTTCTTCAAGCTGTTCTGCGAGAGCCGCCGCCGCCCGCTGCCGTTCCGCAGCTTTTTTTTCTTCTTCTATTCTACTGATCTGTTCCGTTTGGATGTCATAGTCACGGGCAATCTCCGCAAGCTGCACCCGCGCATGAGCGGCAGCCTGTTCATAGCTGTGTAAAAAGGTGTTAAGCTGCTCATGCTTGCACAATATGTCGTGCATCTGTTTTTCCATATCGAGCCGGCTTTGCAGGCCGCGGTAGGCGTGTTCCCGCTCGTCGAGCGCATCGACGGCAGGGGTAAGGGTGGCGGTTTTTTCCGTAACGGCGGCAAGCTGCGCTTCGATGCGCTGCAGTTGCGCTTGAGCGGCAGCGGCGGCACGTTTCAGTTTATCCTCTTCCGCTTGTGCCGTGCCGATTTCCTGTTCCAGCACGGCGGCCTTCCGCAGCGAATCGATGACGGCATAGAGGCTGTCCCGCTGCTGCTCCTTAGCGGCTATGTCGCTCTGCCGATCCTGCAGGGCATTCATGCGGGCGGTCAGCTCTTCCATGCGTTTCCGCTTTTCCCGTATTTGCCGCTCATCCGTAGCGCAGGCTGCTTCCAGCTCAAGGAGCTGATTTACGTGAACGGCCAGCGGAGTCGCCCGCTGCGCTTTTTCTATCTTCGCTTTTAAATTGAGGATATCTTCTTCGCGGACACGGCACGCTTCAAGTTCTTCGTTAATCCGCTCCAACTCTTTCCGCTTTTCCGCAAGTATTTTTTCCTGTTCAAGTTCGGTGTTCTTTGTCTGCAAAGCGGTAAGAACGCCGCCGTGCTCGTCCCTGATCCGGTCTATCTCGTTCAACAGCTCCGCGCGGTCGCTTTCGTAGCGGTGGTACACAAAGCGGGAGTGCAGGGTTTCGAGGTTTGCTTCTATTGTTTGCGCTTCCTGCTGCAGCTTGTCTGCGCGCAGTTTTGCCTCCTGCATCAGATCCGAGTACCGCTTGATCGGGAACAGGTGCATCAGCGTTTCTTTTTTATCGCTCGACTGCGCCCGTAAAAACTGAGCAAATTCTCCCTGCGGCAATAGGACAATGCGGCTGAATTCCTTGTCGGAAAGTTTGATCAAGCTTTGGATCGCAGCGTCGGTTTCCCGTTTGTTGGTCGATGAGCGGTTCTCCCAGCTGCCGTTTCCGTAGTATTCAAGGGATACTTCTTCCGGCGTTTCCAGCTTTCGGCCTTCTTTTGTGTAGGGCAGCTGCCGTTTGATTCGGTACAGCTGCGCTCCGATGAAGAAGGTCAGCGTCACATCGGAGATTGCGTAGTCGTCTGCAAAGTGGCTCCGCAGATTCCTCATAACGCCCGATCTTCCGCCGAGCGGTTTACCGTAGAAAGCGTACGAGATTGCATCGAAGAGCGTAGTCTTTCCGGCGCCGGTTTGTCCGTAAATTAAAAAGAGGGAGCCGAGGGTGTCGAAGTCGACCCTGTGTTCGCCGGTAAAAGGGCCGATGTTGTGTAGTATCAGTTCTTTAGGTCTCATACGCGGTTTCTTCGGAACGCCGATTAAAGCGAGGAGCGCATTTAATCGGCGTTCCAACTTGTTTCTCATAAGTTCGTGATTGCAAATTGCATACGACCTTATTACGAAACAAGAAGGTTCAGAGTTACCACTGCTTAATCCGCATTCGGATTAAGCAGTGCTTCCTTGCAGAGCTGTTCAAAAAGCTCCTGCTTCATTCGGTTCTGCTCGCCGTTGATGAGGCTTTCAAACCGGTTAAAATTTTCGGCTAAGGTGAGCGGATCCTCCGCCGTTCGCTCGCGGAGCGTCAGCTGCTCTTCCTCCTGTTCTTCCTGATTCATAAAGCTCTTTTGCCGGATGCTCAACAGGAACGGAAATTTTTGCCGCAGCAGCTGCATCGGGTGCGCAATGACCTCCGCATCGTTCAGCGTAATTTCCAGATAGTAGCCGCTCCATTCATCATAGAGATGTTCGGTAAAGAAGTTCGCAAAAGAGCCTTCAAGCCGCTTAAGCGGGCGTTCGGAAATGATGGGTATCCGCTCGATAGTGACCGGAGCTTTTGCGCCGTTTATGTCGGGCTGTTTCGGCGTACAGTCGATATCTATCGAAAGGACGCACTTGGCATCGTCGGATTCGTCAAAGGAGTAGGGGAGAGGCGAACCGGAATAATACATTCTGTCCGTTATCCGTTGGCAGCGGTGCAGGTGTCCGAGCGCAACATAGTCGAAGAATGAGAAAAAATCGGGATTGACGTATTCGGCGGTACCGATAAAGGTACGTTCGCTGGCGGAGCTTTGTCCGCCGATCGTAAAGAGGTGCGCCGCTAACAGCGCGGGTATGCCCGGCGGTACCGCTTGTTTTAGAATGTGCGACGCAACCGCCGCCATTTCCGCCTGCGAATCGCCTGCCGTGCGGTATGTTTCTTTTGTCTCTTCCGAAAAAGCGCCGAAGTTTAAAAACGGGAGTAGATATACCGCGAGTTTTTCCGTTCCCTTGGTAAGGATTACAGGGTCTGCAAGGCGGCTCGTATCCTGCGCAATGTAGATGCGCTGATTTTGCAGTATCTCGCGGGCAAAGGCGAGCCGCTGTGCGGAGTCGTGATTGCCGGGGATGATAAACACCGCCGTGTCGGGACAGTCCTCCCGTATCCGTGCGAGGAACTTGCTGAAAAGCGAAACTGCCTCGGCCGAAGGGATGGCTCGGTCGTACACATCGCCTGCAATAATCAGCGCGGTATAGCCGTTCCGGGTAAGGATATCATGAATGTCGTTCAGCATTTTTTCCTGCACACCCAACAGCGGCGTTTCGTGCAATGTCTTTCCTAAATGCAAATCGGCGGTATGGAGCAGTTTCATCCTTTGTACTGTATGACTAATAGAACATTCTGTAAAGGGGAGAGGGATAATTCTTAATTATGAATTGTTTACACCTTCCACTCAATGCCTTTTTGGAAGTTATTCCACATAGTTGCGTTGGGTACAATGAAAAATAAACTAACTAAAAAGATGATCGAACGTTATTAAAAGAGCGGCCTACCTAAGAAAAAGAGCCTAAAATTCGGGTTTTTAGAGGTGCATTGATTACGGTACCGGCAAAAATTCCAGAGTATTCTCCTGATGCAGTATCGAATCTCGCTATTCAGTCAGTTCGGCGTATCCGTTCTTTTTGCAAAATCGGAGATAGAACATCTGATTAAATGAATGCTGAAAACCTGTGCTATATCCATCCTATGAATAAACCGTGAAATATTCATTGACAGAAATCCGATATCTTGCTATATTAGCAATGAATAAAATACAAAATATTCACAGGGTTGCAAAATAACGATGGAGAAGGCATGGCAAGAGCATTTACGGAAGAAGAACGGATAAAAATAAAAGAAAAGATAATGGAAGCTGCTCTCGATTTATTCCACGATAAGGGGACAAAGGCTTTGAGCATAGCGGAGCTGACAAAACGTGCCGGTATTGCGCAAGGGACTTTCTATAATTTTTGGAAGGATAAAGAAGCGCTGATTATCGAAGTTATCACATATCGCTCAATACAAAAACTGCACAACATTGAAGAGGAGTTCCCGCATTCGCTCAAGGATCCGGCAGCGTTTCTAACGGATATTGTATACAGGTATTCGGTCGATCTTGTGATTAAAATTAAAACACAGCCGGTCTATAAAGATGCGTTTAAGATATTTGAAGCAAAGGGTCCGCAGGAAGCACATAAAATGGAAGTATTGTATCAAGATTTTTTTGAGAGACTTATACAGTATTGGCTAAAAAACGGTGCAATAAAAAGAGTAGATAAAAAAGGGTTAATGAACGCATTTGTGGGAAGTTCCATATTATGCGCCCGGTATTATCAGTTTGATGAAGCATATTTTAATGAAATATTGCGGACATATATCGCCGCAATGGTGAATAAGTACATAGAAGTATAACAATCGGGAGGAATATCATGCTAATACTTGATTTTACACAAATACATAAAGACGACGTATTAATTGCCGGCGGTAAAGGAGCTAATTTGGGTGAAATGACTGCCGCAGGAATAAATGTACCGAAAGGGTTTGTCATTACCGCCGATGCGTATCGGGAATTTTTAAAAGAAAATCACATTGACGAGTTTATTGCACACGGTCTTAAACAAGCGCACACGGATGAACATACATTATCTGCCGTTGCCGCAGAGTTCCGGGAAAAAATCACAGCGGGACATTTCCCTGCTGAATTGGAAAAAGAAATAAGAGCAAAATATGCAGAACTTGGTGAATCTAAAAGAGTTGCAGTTCGTTCATCGGCAACGGCGGAAGATTTACCCGATGCGAGTTTCGCAGGTCAACAGGAAACGTATTTGAACGTACAAGGCATAAATGATGTGCTGCTTCAAATCCGGAATTGCTATGCGTCCCTCTGGGGAGAGAGAGCGGTAAGCTATCGTCTTAACCAAGGATACGATCAAAGTGCCGTTGCGATTGCAGTTGTCATTCAGAAAATGGTGGAAAGCGAAAAAGCGGGTGTGCTGTTTACGGTCAATCCGGTAACGTACAATAAAGATGAAATGCAGATCAATGCAAGCTACGGGTTAGGCGAAAGCGTTGTTTCGGGACGGGTAACGGCGGATAGCTATATTGTAAATAAGAACGGAGCTATACGCGAAGTAAGCATCGGCAGCAAAGAAACGCAAATCGTCTATGCCGATAAACATACAAAGGAAGAACCGGTAAGCCCCGAAAAAAGAGCAGCCCGTGCTTTAAATGATACGGAGATTGCAGGGCTCGTGCAAGCCGGATTAAAAATAGAAAAGCACTATGGTATGCCGATGGATATTGAATGGGCAATACAAAACAATGAAATCTATATTGTGCAGGCACGCGCAATAACCGCATTAAAAAATAACGATGATGAAGAGCGCATTCAAGCATATATCAAAGACAATAAATTAACAAAAATGATGAAAGGGAATATGGCTTTTCAGTTTGAGAAAATGCCGTTTGCATATCGCGCGCTTGATTTTGATTACATGATTGCAATTAACGATCAAAAAGCACGGATATTTGCGGAAGGCGGCATTATTTTTAATTCAAATCCTAAAATTGATGACGATGGGATTCAAACGCTTCCGGAAAATAAAAAAGGGTTTACTCGACATATCTTTCATATCTTTACGATGATAAAGATGTTTAAAAATTTTGAGTATTGTGCCGGTGTGTGTAAAAAGTTTATGCTTCATTATGAAAAAGAAATAGAGCTCATTAAATCTTTCGACTTTGAGAATATGAGTTTAGCTGAATGTAAAAAATTCATGGAGCATAGTTACGAGCTTATTCAGCATCTTGCTTATGATAGGTTTAAATATTCGTTATTTCCATCCATGCTGATGAGTAAGAAATTCACAAAAATGATTCAGCGTGTAAACAAACATTATTCCGCATTCGATTTTTATTGGGAACTGGATAATAAGACGGCTGTAGTTACAAACGATATTTCATGCATAGCCGATAGCATAAAAACAAATACGGCTTTAACGGAAGCTGTTATGGCCGGTACATCATTTGAATCGCTGTGTAAAGATTTCCCTGCATTTAAAAACCTTGCAGACGAGTTTATAAAAAACAACGGCTTTAAGTCGGATTATAACTGCTATTGTATTGAAGCAAAAACGTTTATCGAAGATCCGGATCGGCTTGTGAATATTATCCGTCCGCTTTTAAGTAAAGATGGAAAAGACACTCATAACGGAAAGGATAAAAATTATGCGGAATTATTGAAGAAATTGCAGCGTATTTACGGCCGCACATATCCGCGTATAGAAAAAGACATACAAAATTTCCGGTATTTTCATGTTGTCCGCGAAGAATCGCAGTATTTGTGGGAAACGCTCTTTTATTATGTCAGACAGTGCGTTAAGCGGATAAATATACTGCTGTTGCAGAACGACGATTACAAGCACGGCATTGCAAATCTTTTTCACCGTGAATTAATCGAAGTGCTTGAAACAGGCGCTATTATCGATACCTACAAAGAAAAGATACAAAGACGGAATGCGGCATTCCCGCTTGCAGAAAAAGTGTGGGAAGCGTCAAAGCTGCTTGTGTTTGATTCAAAGGGTAATGTGTTGAAAGGGGTAAGCGGCAGTCCGGGAGTTGCCGTAGGAAAAGCATGTCTTATTTCAACTCCGGCAGAATTTTATAAAATGCAAAAAGGCGATGTGCTGGTATGCCGCCTGACCGATCCTGAGTGGACTCCTCTTTTTACGCTTGCAAGTGCCGTGGTAGCCGATACCGGTTCTGCGTTAAGTCATGCAGCCATTGTCGCACGGGAATTTAATATACCGGCGGTACTGGGTGTCGGCTTTGCTACTGCAAAATTCAAAGACGGCGACATGATTACAGTCGACGGAAACAAAGGCGAAGTACGGAGCTGCTGAGATGGATGATGCAAAAGAATTACGACGCCGCGCTATTTTAACAAAACCGATTTTTCCGCTCTTGATTAAAATGTCAATCCCGACAATCATCGGTATGTTGGTAAGCGTTATATATAATGTAACGGATACGTTTTTTGTCGGGCGCTTGCATAATCGATCGATGATTGCTGCAATCGGCGTTGTATTCAGTTTTGTCAGCATTATTCAGGCAATCGGTTTTTGGTACGGTTACGGCAGCGGAAATGTCATGTCAAAAAAAATCGGAGAAAAAGATTATGCCGAAGCGGAGATCATTTCTTCAATAGGCATCATCATTGCAATCACAACCGGCATCATCATTGCAATAACCGCAAGTATTTTTATCGTACCGCTTTCACGCCTGATCGGCGGCAACGCTTCGCAAGATGTGCTGACCTTTACCGTGCAGTATTTGCGCATCATTATCATCAGTATTCCGTTCAGCCTGTATGCAGTAACGGTGTATAATCAGCTGCGCCTTTGTGGAAATGTACGGGACGGAATGACCGGATTGCTGTCCGGAATGCTCAGCAATATGGCGCTGGATCCGCTGTTGATGTTTGTCTTTAAGATGGGCTTTATCGGTGCAGGATATGCGACGCTCGCAGGACAGATTATCGGGTGCATCGTCCTTACGCTCTTAGCGAAACGCCATGGGAATATTCCTATCAGCATAAAGAAGGCGCAGTACAGCAAAACACGTATGTATCATATTCTTGCAGGCGGTCTTCCTAATTTTTCGCGGCAGGCAATTACCGGAGGTGCATTGGTGTTGCTGAATGTCGCCGCTGCGCATTATGGCGAAAGCATGATAGCGGCCTTAACGGTAAGTTCCAAGATTATTGCATTGGCTTTTATGATTATGATCGGATGGGGGCAAGGCTTTCAGCCGATTTGCGCTATGAATTACGGCGCGAAACAATACGGCCGAGTAAAAAAAGCATTTAGTATTACGGTTATTGCAGGAACGTTTTTTTTACTGCTCGCGGCAATCGCCCTGTACATCTTTGCAGAGCAATGTATCGGAATTATCTCTAACGATGCCGAGGTCGTTTCCACCGGAAGCACACTATTGCGGATGCAATGCTTTACCCTGCCGCTGATGGCGCCTTTTGCCGTGAGCAGTATGTTCATGCAAAACATCGGCAATTATTTTTCCGCACTGATCATATCGATTTCACGGCAGGGACTGTTTTATATCCCGCTTTTATACATTCTCCCGGCCTTGTACGGAAAAACCGGTATCTACCTACTACAGCCCGCCGCAGATTTTTTATCGTTCATACTTGCCGTTACGATTGTTTACAGGTGGTATAGGAAATTTATAAAAACGAGCTTTTAAAACTTTCCGGGTATAGAGTGATATTAACGTGCGAAAAAAATAATATTAAAGCAACGGCGGAACAAATAGAGAAAGAATAATTAACATAAATCAAAAAATAGTGTATATTCCCCCCTTATAGGGACGTTGTCCCGGCGCAATAGAATAATCATGGATCTGATTGTTGTTCTGATTTTAAGATTAACAGGAAGATAAAAATAAAGGCTAAAACAAAGAAATAGTAGATATGCGTTGTATTGATAACGCCTGCTAATAGAGAAGGAGTATGAGGTATGTACACACCGGTTGATCCTAAGGTTGATTTCCCGAAACAGGAAGAGGCTGTTTTACATTTTTGGGAAGAACAGGATATTTTTAAGAAGTCGGTTGCGCAGCGTGACGGGGCTGAGGAATACGTTTTTTTTGACGGACCGCCCTTTGCGACGGGACTGCCGCACTTTGGGCATTTTGTGCCGAGCACGATTAAGGACATTATTCCGCGCTATCAGACGATGAAAGGCAAGAAGGTTGAGCGGCGCTTCGGATGGGACTGTCACGGGCTGCCGGTTGAGAACCTGATCGAAAAGGAATTGGGACTGAATTCGAAGACCGACATTGAAAAGTACGGGATTGCCAAGTTTAACGAGGCGTGCCGGGCGAGTGTGCTGCGCTATGTGAAGGAGTGGCGGCATACGATTAACCGGCTGGGGCGTTGGGTTGATTTTGATAACGATTATAAGACGATGGAACCCGCCTATATGGAGTCGATTTGGTGGGTAATGAAGCAGTTGTGGGATAAGGGGCTGTTGTATGAGGGGCACTATATCCTGCCGTACTGCCCGCGCTGTTCCACGGTGCTGTCGAATCATGAGTTGAACCTCGGCGGGTATAAGGATGTGCATGATCCGGCAATTACTATCCGCTTTAAGGCGCGGTACACCGTTGCGGGAACTCCTGCGGCGAAAACCTTTGCGGCTGGTGGTTCCAAGTCCGGCGAGCCGCTGCCGCCTAATACCTATCTTTTGGCGTGGACGACTACTCCGTGGACGCTGCCGAGTAACCTCGGGCTTGCACTCGGCGCTGATATAGACTATGTGCTGGTTGCCGATGAGGGAGAGCACTACCTCCTTGCCGAATCCCGTCTTGCTGCGTACTACCGCGAACCGGAGAAATGCACCATTGTATGGAAGAAAAAAGGCGCCGAGCTTGAAGGCATCTGTTATGAGCCGCTGTTCCCGTATTTTGCAAACCTCACGGTGCGGGAAGACGGTAGTTCCGACGACGCAGGGCGCGGGGCGTTCCAAACATTGATCGGCGACTTTGTTTCGACGGAAGACGGTACCGGTATTGTTCATACCGCGCCGGGCTTCGGTGAAGAGGATAGTACGCTGTTTAAAGGCAGCGGTGTTCCAATGATCTGTCCCGTCGATGCCGAATGTAAGTTTACGGCTGAGGTGCCGGACTATCAGGGACGCTTTGTAAAAGATACCGACAAGGATATTATGGATCGGCTGAAGGCGGAGCGGAAATTGGTGAAGCGGGATCAAATCCTGCACGCATACCCGCACTGCTGGCGCTGTTCAAGCCCGCTGATTTACCGTGCGGTGAGCAGCTGGTTTGTGTCGGTGGAAAAAGTAAAGGGCGCAATGCTGCGGGCAAACAGCAAGATCAACTGGCAACCTTCTCATATAAAAGAGGGACGTTTCGGTAAATGGCTTGAAGGCGCCCGCGACTGGGCAATCAGCCGAAACCGCTACTGGGGAAACCCGCTGCCGATTTGGAAGTGTACCAACCCCGACTGTGAAGAAGCTATCTGTGTGGGCAGCCGCGATGAGCTGAAAGCATTGAGCGGTGTTTATCCCGATGACTTACACAAGCATTTTATTGACAGCATCACAATACCGTGTAAAAACTGCGGCGGAACGATGCATCGGGTGCCCGAAGTGCTGGACTGCTGGTTTGAATCCGGTTCTATGCCGTATGCGCAGCAGCACTATCCCTTTGAAAATAAAAAATACTTTGAAGACCACTTTCCGGCTCATTTTATCTCCGAAGGGCTCGATCAAACCCGCGGCTGGTTTTATACGCTGACCGTGTTGGCCGCCGCATTGTTCGACCGCCCCGCATTTAAAAACTGTATCGTCAACGGACTGGTGCTTGCCAGCGACGGAAAGAAGATGTCCAAGTCGTTGCGAAACTATACCGACCCCAATGAGGTTGTCGGGCAGTTCGGGGCGGATGCGCTGCGTCTGTTCCTGATGCACTCAAACGTGGTGAAGGCGGAGGATCTAAAGTACTCCGATGAGGGCGTGCGCGATGTGCTGAAAGGCATTTTGATTCCGCTGTGGAACAGCTACAGCTTCTACGTAACTTATGCCAATATCGACGGTGTTACACCTCCTGCCCATGCGAAACTTGACGGCACGGATGCGCACATCGGCGCCTTTGTAAAAGAGCTGAACAATCCGCTTGACCGCTGGATTTTATCCGTAACCGAAAAGCTCGTGCTTGACGTAACGGCGGCGCTGGACGATTACGACCTTTCCAAGGCGATTGATCCGATTGTTGCGTATATCGAGCAGCTGAACAACTGGTACATCCGCCGCTCTCGTCGCCGCTTCTGGAAGAGCGAAAACGACGGAGACAAGGCGCAGGCTTACGAAACCCTGTACCGCGCGCTCAAGAAATTTGCGCTGGTAGCGGCTCCCGTTGTGCCGTTTATCACCGAGTCGATCTGGCAGAATTTGAGAACTGCGGATGATCCGGTGTCTGTACATTTGGCTGATTATCCCATCTATGCGGAAGCGGCGCGGGATACCGAGCTTGAGTTTAAGATGGAGACCGTGCAAAAAGCCGTTTCTATGGGACGAGCGCTCCGGTATCAGTTCAACCTGAAAATCCGCCAGCCGCTGAAAGCCGTGGAGATTGTTACGAAGAACCAGCAGGAGAAGTCGGTGCTGCGCGAGATGGAAAGCAGTATTATGGAAGAGCTGAATGTCAAAGAGGTTATCTTCCACGATAAAGAGGATGAGCTGGTTGAATATTCCGCAAAGGCGAATTTTAAGGTGCTGGGGAAAGAGCTCGGCGCAAAGATGAAAACCGCCGCAGCGCAGATTGAGAAGCTTTCTTCCACAGAGATCGAAAGCCTCTTTGACGGCGCAACCTTGAGCCTTGACATCGACGGGCAAACCGTTGAGCTGACTGCCGATAAGGTGATTTTGAACCGCATTGAAAAGGCAAACCTCAAGGTGCTGAACGAAGGAACGCTTACGGTTGCGCTCAATACACAGGTAACCGAGGAGCTGCTGCTGGAAGGCTATATCCGCGACCTTGTCCGCGCGGTGCAGAACCTCCGGAAGGAGTCCGGGCTTGAAGTAACCGACCGGATTACGCTGACCGTTTCCGGCACCGATCCCGACGGGAAGCAGCTGCTGCAGAAAGCGTTCGAGGCAAACAAGGATTATCTGATGAATGAAACCCTTGCCGTTGGAGCTGCCTACAGCGCGCAGCTGCCTGCAGGAAAAGCGTCCGCCGACTTGGATATGGGCGACGGGCTGTGCTGGCGTGTTGCGCTGGAGAAGGCGGCAGGAGTGTAGGAAAGCTGTCATGTAATAAAATAAGCATTTTTGAAACATAGACGGTGCAGAATAAGGAAATAGAAGAAAATAAAGCGAAGGCGTATCTATGATACGTTGAGCATTTATTTTCAGCGTATGACATAGTAGGTGCGCCGTATATTTTCAAAAGGTTAAGGGCGCATCCGGTATAGTCGGATGCGCCTGTTGGCTTAAGTATTGGGGAATAATATGAATCTATTTGATGATGCTCAATTGAAAGATATAAAAACTACGGTTTTTCTGGGATTGAAAAGTAGTAAAAATCAAGAACTTAGTACATGGGAAATATCTAGGTATATTTTTGATTTAAATACTTACTATTATAAATATGAGGTTGTTAATTCTATCGCGTTAGCATTATCCAATGGAGTTAAGCCGGAAGATATCATTGTAATTAACGAATCATTTATGTTAAATCATCAATATGCAAAGTTAGATGTTATTGATTTAGCAAGACCGGAACTCAATTTATTGTATTTTTTAGGTTTACCCTATTCAATGTTTCCCTCCCTTTCTATATTCAATATGAGAATTATATTCAAATATTATAGGATAATCAACGAATTTTTATTTCAAAATAAACTCCAAAGAAATGAAACAAAATGGATCTGTTCATTTTATATTGAATCATTGTTAAGCGGATTAGACAAAGCAATACAAAATATTACTCAGCTAAGTGAAAAAAAGATTATAAATACTAAAAAACATGTTGAACTATTAAATTTATTTACAAAACTCACTAAAAATTTCCAAAAACAGTATAAAAAAGAATTCACTCAACTAGAAAGAGATCTTGTAATAGATATCAAAAATTTAAGGGAAAAGAAAGATGCTTCTAAAAATTATTCTATTTTCTTTTCGACGATCAATAAACTTCAACGACCAGTAGTATTGGTAATTGATCAGCAGTCAAGTAAAGCTCGTGTTTTATGTCGTACTCAGTTAAACAAAAAAGCAAAAGATAGGACTACATTTACATTACGTTCAGTTATACAAAATTCTCCCATACAAATGTTAGTTCAAAGTGGTATATCTATACTTACTGCTATTAAGGATGAGGAACGGAAAAAAGAATTACATGCTATTGAATTGGAATTAAAAAAAGCAGAAATAAAAAAAGCAAAAACAGATGCAGAAATTTCACACATTAAGTTACTAACAGCACAAATTGAACTCATGGAACAAATTGCGCATTTTGAACAGAATCCAAATTATACACATATTTCTAGAATAACGACTCCCTATTTGAAACAACAGTTAAGTTTTGCTAATGATAGAATAACTGAAAATTTAAAAACATTAAATAATCGTGTTGGAATGGAGATAGATTATCAAACAACTAAAATTGATATACAAATATAGGAAAAAGAAGATATTCTTAACTACACTAGAAG from the Treponema vincentii F0403 genome contains:
- a CDS encoding MATE family efflux transporter gives rise to the protein MDDAKELRRRAILTKPIFPLLIKMSIPTIIGMLVSVIYNVTDTFFVGRLHNRSMIAAIGVVFSFVSIIQAIGFWYGYGSGNVMSKKIGEKDYAEAEIISSIGIIIAITTGIIIAITASIFIVPLSRLIGGNASQDVLTFTVQYLRIIIISIPFSLYAVTVYNQLRLCGNVRDGMTGLLSGMLSNMALDPLLMFVFKMGFIGAGYATLAGQIIGCIVLTLLAKRHGNIPISIKKAQYSKTRMYHILAGGLPNFSRQAITGGALVLLNVAAAHYGESMIAALTVSSKIIALAFMIMIGWGQGFQPICAMNYGAKQYGRVKKAFSITVIAGTFFLLLAAIALYIFAEQCIGIISNDAEVVSTGSTLLRMQCFTLPLMAPFAVSSMFMQNIGNYFSALIISISRQGLFYIPLLYILPALYGKTGIYLLQPAADFLSFILAVTIVYRWYRKFIKTSF
- the ileS gene encoding isoleucine--tRNA ligase, which produces MYTPVDPKVDFPKQEEAVLHFWEEQDIFKKSVAQRDGAEEYVFFDGPPFATGLPHFGHFVPSTIKDIIPRYQTMKGKKVERRFGWDCHGLPVENLIEKELGLNSKTDIEKYGIAKFNEACRASVLRYVKEWRHTINRLGRWVDFDNDYKTMEPAYMESIWWVMKQLWDKGLLYEGHYILPYCPRCSTVLSNHELNLGGYKDVHDPAITIRFKARYTVAGTPAAKTFAAGGSKSGEPLPPNTYLLAWTTTPWTLPSNLGLALGADIDYVLVADEGEHYLLAESRLAAYYREPEKCTIVWKKKGAELEGICYEPLFPYFANLTVREDGSSDDAGRGAFQTLIGDFVSTEDGTGIVHTAPGFGEEDSTLFKGSGVPMICPVDAECKFTAEVPDYQGRFVKDTDKDIMDRLKAERKLVKRDQILHAYPHCWRCSSPLIYRAVSSWFVSVEKVKGAMLRANSKINWQPSHIKEGRFGKWLEGARDWAISRNRYWGNPLPIWKCTNPDCEEAICVGSRDELKALSGVYPDDLHKHFIDSITIPCKNCGGTMHRVPEVLDCWFESGSMPYAQQHYPFENKKYFEDHFPAHFISEGLDQTRGWFYTLTVLAAALFDRPAFKNCIVNGLVLASDGKKMSKSLRNYTDPNEVVGQFGADALRLFLMHSNVVKAEDLKYSDEGVRDVLKGILIPLWNSYSFYVTYANIDGVTPPAHAKLDGTDAHIGAFVKELNNPLDRWILSVTEKLVLDVTAALDDYDLSKAIDPIVAYIEQLNNWYIRRSRRRFWKSENDGDKAQAYETLYRALKKFALVAAPVVPFITESIWQNLRTADDPVSVHLADYPIYAEAARDTELEFKMETVQKAVSMGRALRYQFNLKIRQPLKAVEIVTKNQQEKSVLREMESSIMEELNVKEVIFHDKEDELVEYSAKANFKVLGKELGAKMKTAAAQIEKLSSTEIESLFDGATLSLDIDGQTVELTADKVILNRIEKANLKVLNEGTLTVALNTQVTEELLLEGYIRDLVRAVQNLRKESGLEVTDRITLTVSGTDPDGKQLLQKAFEANKDYLMNETLAVGAAYSAQLPAGKASADLDMGDGLCWRVALEKAAGV
- a CDS encoding PEP/pyruvate-binding domain-containing protein, which translates into the protein MLILDFTQIHKDDVLIAGGKGANLGEMTAAGINVPKGFVITADAYREFLKENHIDEFIAHGLKQAHTDEHTLSAVAAEFREKITAGHFPAELEKEIRAKYAELGESKRVAVRSSATAEDLPDASFAGQQETYLNVQGINDVLLQIRNCYASLWGERAVSYRLNQGYDQSAVAIAVVIQKMVESEKAGVLFTVNPVTYNKDEMQINASYGLGESVVSGRVTADSYIVNKNGAIREVSIGSKETQIVYADKHTKEEPVSPEKRAARALNDTEIAGLVQAGLKIEKHYGMPMDIEWAIQNNEIYIVQARAITALKNNDDEERIQAYIKDNKLTKMMKGNMAFQFEKMPFAYRALDFDYMIAINDQKARIFAEGGIIFNSNPKIDDDGIQTLPENKKGFTRHIFHIFTMIKMFKNFEYCAGVCKKFMLHYEKEIELIKSFDFENMSLAECKKFMEHSYELIQHLAYDRFKYSLFPSMLMSKKFTKMIQRVNKHYSAFDFYWELDNKTAVVTNDISCIADSIKTNTALTEAVMAGTSFESLCKDFPAFKNLADEFIKNNGFKSDYNCYCIEAKTFIEDPDRLVNIIRPLLSKDGKDTHNGKDKNYAELLKKLQRIYGRTYPRIEKDIQNFRYFHVVREESQYLWETLFYYVRQCVKRINILLLQNDDYKHGIANLFHRELIEVLETGAIIDTYKEKIQRRNAAFPLAEKVWEASKLLVFDSKGNVLKGVSGSPGVAVGKACLISTPAEFYKMQKGDVLVCRLTDPEWTPLFTLASAVVADTGSALSHAAIVAREFNIPAVLGVGFATAKFKDGDMITVDGNKGEVRSC